One genomic window of Prochlorococcus marinus str. NATL2A includes the following:
- a CDS encoding glycosyltransferase family 4 protein: protein MIKKQLKLILVSTPIGYLGSGKGGGVELTIVSLIKGLISLGHKIILIAPKGSKLPFESELLEIRLIDGVDQPSWQHQDRKDPVLIPSKSVLPNLWEEVIDIANKSDAVINFAYDWLPLWLTKTQSIKIFHLISMGAESIVMKETISEISELFPFRLAFHTKRQSKDYSLKTDPIIVGNGFDTDDYLFNEMENGPLGWAGRIAPEKGLEDAVKVANDLGEKLLVWGLIEDKEYASKIENTFTNEIVEWKGFLPTNKFQEQLGRCRALINTPKWNEAYGNVIVEAMACGVPVIAYDLGGPGELIEDGFNGFLVKPNDIEGLIKATKSISEIKRKNCRAWFEKKATSKVFAERVENWLHKGLNKKISADLQD from the coding sequence GTGATAAAAAAGCAATTAAAACTTATTCTTGTAAGTACACCTATAGGTTATCTGGGCAGTGGCAAAGGCGGAGGAGTTGAACTTACTATTGTTTCTCTTATAAAAGGATTAATTTCATTAGGTCATAAAATTATTTTAATTGCACCAAAAGGATCAAAATTACCTTTCGAAAGTGAGTTGCTTGAAATAAGATTAATAGATGGAGTTGATCAACCTAGTTGGCAGCATCAGGATAGAAAAGATCCAGTTTTAATTCCTTCTAAAAGTGTCTTACCAAATTTATGGGAAGAGGTAATTGATATCGCAAATAAATCCGACGCAGTTATTAATTTTGCATATGATTGGCTTCCATTATGGTTAACAAAAACACAATCAATTAAAATATTTCACTTAATTAGTATGGGCGCTGAATCAATAGTAATGAAAGAAACTATTAGTGAAATAAGTGAATTATTTCCTTTTCGTCTGGCTTTTCATACTAAAAGACAATCTAAAGATTATTCTTTAAAAACTGATCCAATTATCGTTGGAAATGGTTTTGATACGGATGATTATTTATTCAATGAAATGGAGAATGGACCATTAGGTTGGGCTGGAAGAATAGCGCCAGAGAAAGGTTTAGAAGATGCAGTAAAAGTTGCGAATGATTTGGGTGAAAAATTATTAGTTTGGGGACTCATAGAAGATAAAGAATATGCATCAAAAATTGAAAATACCTTCACAAACGAAATTGTTGAGTGGAAAGGATTTCTTCCAACGAATAAATTTCAGGAACAACTTGGACGATGCAGAGCGTTAATAAACACGCCCAAATGGAATGAAGCCTACGGCAATGTTATTGTTGAAGCGATGGCTTGTGGTGTTCCTGTAATTGCATATGATTTGGGAGGACCAGGCGAATTGATCGAAGATGGATTCAATGGCTTTTTGGTTAAGCCCAATGATATTGAAGGTTTGATAAAAGCAACAAAATCAATCTCAGAAATCAAAAGAAAAAATTGTAGAGCTTGGTTTGAAAAAAAAGCCACCAGCAAAGTCTTTGCAGAAAGAGTGGAGAATTGGCTTCATAAAGGCTTAAATAAG